In Lasioglossum baleicum chromosome 1, iyLasBale1, whole genome shotgun sequence, the genomic window GCCTGGACTTCCGTTGGTCCCGGTAAGCCAAAGGTCGCCGTCATTCAATCAGGAGTTGAACCTGTCCTCCCGGAACCGCCTACCAAATTAGCGCTGTCGAACATAGACGCATTCTCCGTGGTACTTCAGTTCACTCCTGGCTTCGACGGCAATTCCTCCATAACCAAGTGGACTGTGCAAGCGCAGACCACCAGAAACACCACGTGGTATAACATATACGAAGTCTCGGACCCTGATGCTAGTACAATTACCGTGGCCGGCCTGATACCCTTCATGCAATACAAACTTAGACTGATCGCTAATAATGTTGTCGGCGCTTCCCAACCATCGGAGCCAACGAAAGAGTTTCAAACCATCCAAGCACCACCCTCGCATCCGCCCAGGAACGTTACGGTCCGTGCCATGAGCGCTACGGAATTGCGAGTCAGATGGATCGTAAGTACTTCTCCGAAATATATTTAATCCCTAACCTTGTTCAGCAACCTGCATCATTATTGTGGCGCCTCGAAGTGCTAAGAGAAGCACCTGCGCGATTTCACCACTTATCTCGAATCTTTTGCAGCCACTGCAACAGATAGAATGGTACGGTAACCCGAGAGGATACAATGTCACTTACACAGAAGTCAGAACGAACGAGTCGAGAAGCATAACTATAGACGACCACACGGCGAACTCTTACGTGTTAGAAGATATGGAAGAGTATGCTCTCTACGAGATTGTGATGCAGGCGTTCAACGACGTTGGATCATCGACGATAAGTCCCAAAGCCATTGAGAGGACTCGAgaatcaggtagaacatttttctaACGGTTTTCAACAGTcattttcgttatttttatatatcgtaTATCGTAATTTTTAGTTCCTTCGATGGGTCCGATCAACGTAGAAGCAAACGCGACCTCTTCCACGACCATACTAGTGAAATGGGGCGACGTTCCTATAGAACATCAGAACGGACAAATAGAAGGGTTCAAAGTCTACTATGGCGCAAATGCTAGATCCGCATTCCAATATAAAAACATTCCAAGTAATACTACTTTCACGACCACGTTGACAGAGCTTAGGAAGTTCGTCCAGTATCATGTACAAGTATTAGCTTATACGAGACTCGGCGATGGCACGTTGAGCACCCCTCCTGTTAGAGTACAAACGTTTGAAGATGGTACGTTCTACAAAAGCGAATACGAGATCTGTGATTCTTCCCTTAAAGAAGGCAGATGgtaaatttcaattatttcagCTCCGGGACCTCCATCGAATGTATCGTTCCCGGACGTAAGCTTCACCACTGCTCGCATCATTTGGGACACGCCGGAAGACCCGAACGGAGAAATTTTAGCGTACAAAGTTATGTTCCATTTAAATAGTAGCCAGgaccatcaattttccaaagaaTTTCCTGCGTCGGATCGAACGTTCAGGTATCGTCACTGCGCTATTATTTCGGCACTTTACGAAACTGGGGCAATAAGATTGATTAAATCTgctcttttttttatatattttactttTCAGAGCCACTAGTCTGGAGCCGGAGAAGTATTACATGTTTTCCGTAACAGCGCAGACAAGGCTGGGCTGGGGTAAAACAGCGTACGCTCTTGTTTTCACTACAAACAACAGGGAACGACCTCAGGCGCCATCGATGCCTCAAGTTAGCAGATCTCAAGTACAAAGCCGGCAGATTACATTTTCTTGGACGCCTGGACGGGATGGATTCGCACCGTTGCGGTGATCATCCTCACTTTAGACATACGATTGGTAGCGTCGAGTATAACATTTCCATGAAATACGATTAATCTTTCAGTTACTACACGGTGCAACAGTCGGAGAACTCGGGACCGTTCCAAACCATACCCGAGAGGGTTGAACCAACGTTAACGTCTTACACAGCGAACAATCTGAAACCCTTCATGCTCTATCAGTTCAGAATACAGGCTACCAACGACATAGGTCCTTCAACTTGGAGTACAGAGTCTGTCGAGGTCCAAACATTACCAGCAGGTAAATCATATCATTCTGCCATTTTCATAGAACTTCTTTGGTATGGCAATCAATTCATTGATTCCAATGCAAATTTCCAGCACCCTCTCGAGGTGTCAGTGATCTGAAAGTTGTACCGATAACAACATCCAGTATAGAAGTCCATTGGAACGCTATAGACGAAGTATACTGGAGCGGCGATCACGCTACGGGTGGCTACCGCGTCATCTATCAACCAGTGTCTGATTTCCCGACAGCTCTTCAGGATACACCAAAGGAAGAAATTCTAGGAATAAAGGTGTGATCCCTATCGTTTCATTCAACTGAACGTAACGATCATATAGACTCGACTAATCCTCCATCGTTTATAGGCTACAAAAATCGTGTTGAGCGATCTAACCGAGGACAGGTATTACGAAGTCGTTGTACTACCATTTAATTCTGAAGGAGAAGGCCCTTCGAGTCCTCCAGTGACCGTGTACGTTGGAGAAGCCGTTCCAACTGGAGAACCGCAACATTTGAAAGCCGAGTCGATCTCTTCCACGGAAGTACTTTTACGGTGGAAACCGCCGCAAGCCAATATGCAGAACGGAGACCTATTAGGATATAAAGTAGTTGTCTTTGTCTCTGAATCGTTTCCGAACTGGTTCACAGTATTTCGCACTTATCGCACGTACCGTGTTTCTAATTTCAGATTTTCTATCTGGTCACCGATTCTCCTCAAGAGCTAGAGAACAAACAGGAGGAGGAAATAGAGGTTGTGCCAGCGTCCTATCTAACGCATAGCTTAGTTTTCCTGGACAAGTACACGGAGTATCGTATTCAAGTATTGGCGTTTAATCCTGCCGGCGACGGTCCTAGATCTCCGCCGATCACTGTCAGAACCAAACAGGTGTGTTCAACTTCCGTTGCGGACATGGAAAAATTGTGAAACTGCTGTGAACCGTTGACGGTATGTTATAAACATTGTTTACAGGATATACCGGGACCACCTCACAATCTTCAGTTCTCAGAGATAACGATGACGAGTCTACGTGTCTCTTGGGAAGCGCCAAAGTCGCGGAACGGTGAAATAGTTGGTTACATCGTCACTTATGAAACCGCAGAACAAAATGATCGTAcgtttcttaaattcttcttctTCCGTTCTTCGTGCATCAAAACCGCGCAGTCTATTCACGTTTTCCATTGTTTCCATAGGCTTCAGTAAACAAGTGAAGCAGAAGGTAACAGAGACTAGTCTGTTGATCCAGCCTCTCGAGGAGGAGGAGACGTATACGTTTATGGTTCGCGCTCAAACCATTGACTTTGGTCCTCCCATATCTGGAAATGTGACGACGGGACCACAAGAAGGTTCGCCGGTAGCGCCTACCAATCTCGCTGTCACTAAGACGGTGTCCAGCGTTGAATTACAATGGACAAACGGTGCTTCCGGGAAAGGACCTATTTTAGGATATTACATTGAAACACGCCGCAAAGGTGAGGACTCTATAAAGTATAAAGTATTGCTACATTACTACGCCGTACACAAttcgaaattgtgaaaatagATTGTCGACAATTTGAAAAAGAATGATAAGCAGAagcttcaaaaaaaaaaagaaaaaaatcattcgAACAGAACAGTTGAATTTGATAAAATGACTAATACTATCTTTTTTGTAATGATATAGCGATGGAAGAGTGGCAACATTGTAAGTGTCAATGCACGTAAATATATTGAGCGTCAGTTATTGTGTTAGATGATCTCGTCAGTATAATATGATTTGTTAGTGTTACAATATTCGCTTCCTgtttgtattataattataataatatgtgaTTATATTTTCGTTAGTGGTATTACCTGTACTATTGACTGCATGATGATGTCATAGCATGACATTTTCCATGGATTCTACTTAGACACATACAATCGAGAATCTTGACTTTGAATGCTGCTGTTTAATCGTAACCAATCGGATAGCTGAAGTTTCATTTGTTTAGATAACAGTATTCCTCTACAGTCTTTGAACTTACCAATTGTATATTCCCTACATTTAACATCTCATTAACGCCCCGCAAAACGTGTAATACAGAACATGATACGTAACTTCGCAAGTTTTCATcttcgaaattgaaattgacgataTTAGAAGAGGTAAATCGAAACATCGAGTAGCGGTAAAGCCAAAATCTCTCACGACAGAACGAGTGTATTGTATTTTCTGTTTGCGTTGTATAGCTCTGAGAAAACCTGCAGAAGTTCTCGACTGCGTTGCGACATTTCTTGTCGAAATAAGACGAGTATTATAGATGCGTTTGTATTTATAGATGACAGTCGTTGGCAGACGATAGTGCGAAGCAGCAACGGCCCTTTAACAGAGTACTCGATATCCTATCAAAATCTACTACCATCCACGTCGTATCTCTTCAGGGTGATATCGTACAATCGCTACGGAATTAGCTATCCAGCGTATTCGACGGAAACGGTAAAGAATTATTctctattaataataattagattCTAAGAAGCAACGGTACTTATTCTGTTATCATTACAGATATTAACTCCTTCGAAGCTATACCTTGAATATGCATATCTACAACACAGACCATTCTACAGACAAACTTGGTTCATGGTAACATTAGCCGCAGCCtccattataataattataatggtAATAGCGGTGCTGTGCGTGAAAAGTAAAAGTTACAAATATAAACGTATGTACTTGGAAATACGAATTGTAAATACGAATTATTTGCATATTAATtttctggggggggggggataattATTTCAGAAGAAGCACAAAAGACATTAGAAGAGtctatggcaatggacacagaCGATAGACAGGAATCCGATCTAGAGCTTTACAGATCGAGACAAGGAGGTGGTGCCATCAGCATGGGCAACCCTTGCGGTACCTTGGGAAAAAGGAGTACATTGGCAAGGAAATCCATGCACCCACCTCCTCCTACAATGTTAGGAAAATCACCTCCTAGACCTTCGCCAGCGTCCGTCGCTTATCACAGCGACGAGGAGAGTCTGAAGGGTTACGATGAGAACCCTGACGACAGTAGTGTTACAGAGAAACCTTCCGAAATTAGTTCGACAGATTCGCAGGTAAGCGAAACCCTAATATAATTGCAAAAAGAACATAGCAGACACGTTTCATTATGAACTTTTCAATTACAGGGATCTGAGAGTGAGAATGAAAGCGTCCAGTCGGACCCACATTCCTTTGTGAATCATTACGCTAACGTGAATGATTCTTTAAGACAGTCGTGGAAACGACAGAAACCAGTTAGGAATTATTCGTCGTACACGGACTCCGAGCCGGAAGGCAGCGCCGTTGTCAGCTTGAACGGCGGAcaaattattatgaataatatggCGAGGTCGAGGGCGCCGTTGCCTGGTTTCTCGTCGTTCGTATAAATGATTTTTCATATTGCGGACATAAAGCTTTTATTAACTAGATAGGGTGCCGGTTTAGCGTAACAACAATTGTTCCCAAATCGTTACGCGAGGGACTAACGAAGTTAGGATCGTGTTGTGCCGAACGCGGGATCGGTTATGGTGATTCGAAGTTGAATAAAATTGTTGCtctagaaaaatgaaattttgaaatcgatATACACGAAGGAAAAAGGAGAGACTGGTTGTTGAAACTTTTTGATCGTTCCCGTAGGATTAGAAGAAAGATTAGATCGGTAGAATTTTAATAAACTTTTCGGCACTGGAACGAACACACATTACACAGAGTTAAAGACTTACGTTGAAACACGTGTTCACGAGTGTTTCACACACGCTAAACACTTCGGATAGTAATTTTAAATGCTTTTGGCACCATCATGTTGTGATATATTGAGatacatattatttataatGCTAGTTAAAATCATACTGTgtataatgaatattttttacttttattaaGTGAATCTGAATCAGAATTGTTGCACGGATCTCGAAGTATGCTGCAACGATTGCATTTTTTTAactgtaagagagagagagagagagagagagagagagagaaacactgtTCTAAGCCATCTGTTAAATGTATTCGAAAACAAATGATAGAGTAACTATTATTAACTGAACAAGGAATGACATGGTAACGAAAACTGCCAGAGATAACCAAGTAATTATTAAAAGTGATAAAAACGATATTTTGAATACTAAATTGTAGTATGATGAACAATGGAAATTGCATTTGCAATTCCTGTTCGAAGCTCTTCGATATACATTAGAAAGAAAATGctttttgtttaatatttctaatgCGAAACATCGAATAGAAGAGAAAAATGAATAAACTATAAGAAGTCAATGTAGATTTATGAACTATTCACAATCAGGCCTAtcatatcaatttttaaatgaatttcatatACTAAAGATATCAGAGTCTGATATAATGTTATTGTACCGAATAAATAcatagtaaaaaaaaaagaacaccgATGTTTATGCAGAATGCGACTGCGCGTGCATTTCTAAGTATATTTATAAGGGACTTCTTCTTATCATAATATATTACTGtacataaaaaaaaatcttATATTAACTACGAATTAGTGATACATACATACGACATCTGTACACTTAGTGCACAGCTTCGACAATGTTAGGAGAAATATCGTGCTGAATAATCGTTAGGCAACGTGTAATTTATCTTTTCTTGGAATAGATATACTTATCAGctattttcattactttttttaaaTCGTGAAAAAAGCAATTTGGCTTTAATAAGATTTCGCAACTGATTCGACATtgcaacgataatattaattcatCCGTAGCATATAGTACCGTACATACAGTATTGCAAAACATCATTGTACCCCAGTTCTATTTCGATTTAGAACCGCTACTTTTCTTACCGTAAACGTAAACGATTGACTCGCTGTCATTATTACTCTTCCATAGATTAAAGACGTACTACGAGCGAAAAGCATTTCAGACTGATAtatcgacacacacacacacacacacacacacacacacacacgcatgaAATGTTTTTCTTTGTTTAGTATCGATTTGTAATAAGTAGCCATACAAAGAAAATAAACGTGACATTTCATTAGCTCTATTAGCTCTAGTAAAAAGAGAGAAAATCATGAGAAATATTCTTCTGTGACAATATGCAGtgaaatttagaaatttcttagaaaaattgtTGCGTTGAAGATACGTGATTATGATTAAGGATTCGACGGCAGCTATGATTAAAACTTGATAAATTATCTTTAAAATTGTAATTCGTTGAATGATTTTGATAACGATCATAGGATGCGATTAATGTGTGTCATAAGATAGATGGCAAGTTGTGCGTATTCGAAACACGTCGTTCTATAATCTGAAAGACTTGCTTTCTAGTTTCGGTTAATTATAGCGTTAATTTTACACTATTTGTTAACATCTGTCATCACACACCGTCCTGTGTAATAGCGAAGTAACTTTTTTCATTCCGGAAAAAACATGAGGAAAATCTTTGCAACACTGCCAATAAATACTTTAGTTGAAGAACGGAACTATTTCTTCATACATTTCTATGTGTACCGATAGCATATTTAATCAAAGCGCATTCGAAGCATAATATACATGTACGAGATATTTCAAATACATGTTaatcttttaataaaatttatgcaaTTTTATTGATCGTGTCTTATCGTGCTCCTGACCATTTGACCATTCGGATTAAGGAATCGAACATGTGCTTAGTAAAAAAACATTTATTGATAGAAACGTTTCTCACAGGCTATAAACCATTTTTGGAGCTTCGACGGACACTTTGGATAGACTTGTTTAATTGTGCTCCATACTGCAATGTCTGCTATATCAGGCTCCTTTTTATCAGgcgaattaatatttaatttgtcAACTAGCAATAAGATTAATTCTTGCTTTCTTTCCAATGTACTTTGATAGCGTATCGAGTGGCACAAATCTAGTATCCAGTCAATTCTATTTACATTTTCTGGACACGCAGAGTTCTCATAATTATGCAAGCTTACAAGCCTGCTAAGATGTCttagaaaattcatttcgcCGGTTATACTGTAACCGCGTAGACCAGACACAAGTTCAAGATCTGCAACTGCAATTAAGAAAAGTATGCGTAAAAATGCATTCGTCGTTAAATAAACTTGTCCATTCGCATAAATGTGTTTTACCATCTTTCCAGATCAATTGTATGTTGATGACATTTTTCCTAGGAGATTGAGTAACCGATTGTTCGATCGAAGGAACTTGTTCGTCGATGCTCGAGTGAATATAAGTTTGTATTCTAATATCGGTATCCGTCCAAACTCGTTTTAAAGCTAACGCGGAATAAGGAAGCATCTTTGGATTCACATTTACGATTAGATTTACACTGACGGCAGCATCCTGGAAGAGCGAATAGAAACATTAGTCTTCTGATTCTTTGTTCGAAAGATTAACGAGTAGAACACAGCACCTGGCTTTCATTGCATATTTCGACCGCTGCAGTTTCGACCGTGGTCTGATTGGTTCTCTTTAATATATTACAAAGAGTCGAGACTTGTTTCTTGAGATCAGCGAGCTGAGCCAATATTTTCTCCTGCCTCGCTTCCAATAGATTATATTCTGGCAGAGGACactgaaataaaatatgtttttactTTGCGTGCGATAGTTCTATCGCCAAGTGTTGCTGCATCGACTTCGCAAATGAGGACGTTCCCAAATATGCGTTAGTATACGAATGCAGTACTTATACcttttttattataagattTTCTGTCTTTTCGCATTATTTTGCCAACAAGAAATTACTAACATTCCTAAATCAGCATATTATATGAATGTACAAGAAAACTACTTAAAGATTGGTTTAAGACAATTAACCGAAATGCTAAATGGAATTCCAATCTGCATTATTACAAAACATCCGAATGTCCAAATAGTTTTTTCACCTTACTATGCATCTCTGACGAATGCATGgtaagaaaaaatttttctagaaAAAAAAAAGGTGCAAGAGAGTCATGGATTATAGATTTGACAGTTGACCAGTAACATTGTTGATTGGGACCAGTAAACAGCTAGTACATGGTGCACATATCACAGTGGGTTAGGTTTTCTGTGTATTTGGTTATACAACTGTACTTTGTGTAGCTTTCAGTGCAGTTCTAATTTAGTAAGCTTGCCCTCTTCTATAATAATTATCTCCGCGTTCCGCTTATCCTTTGACCGAGCCGAATTTTTCGTGCACGATAGCCGCGTCGGTGTCCTGTTAGACGAAAAATTGGAGGGGCACGCATCGATCAAGCCTGTAGAACCATATTCCCGGTCGATCGTGATTAGTGCTTGTGGAAATTTTGGGAGGAGTCATGCACAACAAGCTCGAGACAGAGGAAAGGCTCGAAGCTACCATGCACGGTCGAAGCGTGAGTAAAAAACCGTTCGATTCTAGTTTTAGAAATTATCGTAGCGCGCGTCTTCGTGCCGGCATGAGGAACAGAAATGATGAAAACCTTCAAAAAGCTGATAACCTGCTCTGTGATATCAGGCACGATCTTGTTCTCGGCTTCCGTATGGTCGTCCCTGGATCGTTCCTTGTGAATATTTCGCATTTCGTACATCGGTTTCGAGTTGTGCAACGTGTCCGGAAGAGAGATGACCGGTTTCAAAGCGTACATCGCCATTTCATTGCGCATTACGGTCGCCTCGCGGTTCGTTAATTCGCGAAAAAAACAATAATTCCTGCTCACAATTGATCATCACACTCTCGTTCGTTTTTGGTATTTCTCGATTTTCGTTAGACAGCCATTTTTCTTTCATCCCCCACCACCTGTCACCGTCGCGGTCGCCGCGGCCGCGGTCTCGTGTCTCCTCGTGTCCTCGTGTCGAGTTCTCGTTCTCGTGTCGCCGACTTTCCGACAACCTGACAACCACTGGCCACTGACCAACGCCGACCATGTAGGTCCATGACGCCGACACATCCGTTTTCAAAGATGGCGCCCATAACTCTTCGCGAAATTACATGACGCCAAAATCTTACACGgttttctagacgaattttcTATGCGGTCTTCATTACGATCTATCGAAAAATGATTTTCACGCGTCTAGCGATTTATTCGACCAAAGGGAACGAATTGTTTCTTTCTTAGAACGCGAACGTGTCAAGAGGGCAGGGACATTAAAATGTCAATGTAAACATTACCAGGaattacatacatataaatatttatgtctTTTAGCTGAACTTACGAGTTACGATTTTGTTTCACATCTTTATCGATTATGATCGAGTACGTTTCCTTTTCTGTGATCGATTATTCCGTGTAATGTATTCATGAATTTTgtagcaatttaaaaaattaacttgCCACTCAATTTTTACTTAACTCAAACTTCATTtttgaaatttataaataaaataattgaatcAAATTACAAAGTTTCTATCGAACAAGATAAAATTTGACTACCAATAATAATCCCTATGGTACATTTGGTAGCATAGGGATTATTCGTGTATCGCAACACATTTGTATTGTGCTTCGCTTATTAAATACGTACGACGTACGatatagaatatatatatagaagttCGTTCAACTTCCAAGTAGAATTGTTTACTTCTCACGATGTAATTGAATATTTACGAGGCAAAAGCACCGATAATTGTCGCGTCTGCCGTAAAAGAACAGACGATACGACTTTACGGAATTCCAGTTTCGAACGCCGAAGATGTCGCGAT contains:
- the Sdk gene encoding sidekick cell adhesion molecule isoform X5: MEIPRRNAVADLSTFLNTRILFAAVYFIWIAGSACATETLQEPRFTTQPYGGSTILSEKGTKFLECQARGYPQPKYKWFKDGVPLTNELTSEPYFRIQSTRREDAGVYYCVATNDVGSIFSERITFTVAYMELFDDLTERVVTVKSGSAAVLTLPPVDSHPAPAVSWFTSGGSLYGIKYAAVNHTLLILNASESDQGLYRAKVINAQLGKEENSPFFKLEVTGDANADVAPTIIVKPQDTQIVKDQPVTYIHCIANARSLHELRTLWTKDGIPIENSMISYSFNDSWNRTLTLISANITYTGVYSCHVELKSGGYPIVNASAKVVVYEKPTFMTELKRETLSDYGSVVTLSCDAVGVPPPNITWFRNAEPVDHLFGSRYTMEEDGSLTIKKLTMSDSGMFQCLASNEAGEASSSTWLKARTTGPIMENGPQNLTILDGKDATLTCYAVAAPIPNTTWIYNDTTPVEIAGRVQVLDNGDLLIAAVKPNDAGKYTCIRANEAGSVNGSAILTVLVRTQIVQPPVDTSVLLGYTAELQCKVSNDPSVLFDIAWFHNSQVINTHASQRVKMRSDGTLEIVAVRASDVGEYMCSVVSPGGNETRSARLSVIELPFAPINVVASRVEKISPRTINVSWVPGFDGNSPTKKFIIQRREVSDLGPIPDNALNWITENDNVSAQSRWVLLNNLKAAAAYQFRVSAENSVGEGTPSDPSTVVALPQEPPSGPPVGFVGSARSSSEIITQWQLPLEEYRNGHILGYILRYRLYGYNESPWTIQNITNEAQRNYLITDLITWKDYIVQIAAYNDKGVGVFTEGLKIKTKEGVPEAPPTNVRAKAINSTSIKVWWKPPNPQKINGINQGYKLQAWTGGNFTEANEYKSMTVPPSLFDPLAEQSAVMTGLKKYAVYNITVLCFTDPGDGERSAAYKIRTREDVPEEVENLQFEDISDRALTVKWTPPQEINGILTCYQLKYMIKDLPDSLRADNYTADVLSAKIEHLQAMTHYRFEVVAWTSVGPGKPKVAVIQSGVEPVLPEPPTKLALSNIDAFSVVLQFTPGFDGNSSITKWTVQAQTTRNTTWYNIYEVSDPDASTITVAGLIPFMQYKLRLIANNVVGASQPSEPTKEFQTIQAPPSHPPRNVTVRAMSATELRVRWIPLQQIEWYGNPRGYNVTYTEVRTNESRSITIDDHTANSYVLEDMEEYALYEIVMQAFNDVGSSTISPKAIERTRESVPSMGPINVEANATSSTTILVKWGDVPIEHQNGQIEGFKVYYGANARSAFQYKNIPSNTTFTTTLTELRKFVQYHVQVLAYTRLGDGTLSTPPVRVQTFEDAPGPPSNVSFPDVSFTTARIIWDTPEDPNGEILAYKVMFHLNSSQDHQFSKEFPASDRTFRATSLEPEKYYMFSVTAQTRLGWGKTAYALVFTTNNRERPQAPSMPQVSRSQVQSRQITFSWTPGRDGFAPLRYYTVQQSENSGPFQTIPERVEPTLTSYTANNLKPFMLYQFRIQATNDIGPSTWSTESVEVQTLPAAPSRGVSDLKVVPITTSSIEVHWNAIDEVYWSGDHATGGYRVIYQPVSDFPTALQDTPKEEILGIKATKIVLSDLTEDRYYEVVVLPFNSEGEGPSSPPVTVYVGEAVPTGEPQHLKAESISSTEVLLRWKPPQANMQNGDLLGYKIFYLVTDSPQELENKQEEEIEVVPASYLTHSLVFLDKYTEYRIQVLAFNPAGDGPRSPPITVRTKQDIPGPPHNLQFSEITMTSLRVSWEAPKSRNGEIVGYIVTYETAEQNDRFSKQVKQKVTETSLLIQPLEEEETYTFMVRAQTIDFGPPISGNVTTGPQEGSPVAPTNLAVTKTVSSVELQWTNGASGKGPILGYYIETRRKDDSRWQTIVRSSNGPLTEYSISYQNLLPSTSYLFRVISYNRYGISYPAYSTETILTPSKLYLEYAYLQHRPFYRQTWFMVTLAAASIIIIIMVIAVLCVKSKSYKYKQEAQKTLEESMAMDTDDRQESDLELYRSRQGGGAISMGNPCGTLGKRSTLARKSMHPPPPTMLGKSPPRPSPASVAYHSDEESLKGYDENPDDSSVTEKPSEISSTDSQGSESENESVQSDPHSFVNHYANVNDSLRQSWKRQKPVRNYSSYTDSEPEGSAVVSLNGGQIIMNNMARSRAPLPGFSSFV